AGACGTGCGGCAGGTCCTCCGCCGCGATGCCCGGACCACTGTCGGCGACGGTGAGCAGCGCCCAGCCGGACTCGCCCGGACCGAGGCCGGCTCCCGGCCCGGGGCCGGCGCCGCGATCGGCGACCTGGTGCGAGTCCGCGGTGGTCAGGCGGATCCGGACGGTGCCGCCGGGCGGGCTCCATTTCGCGGCGTTGTCCAGCACGTTCACCACCATGCGCTCCAGTTCGCCGGGGCGGCCGGCGACGATGGCGGGCGTCAGGCCGGTGTCATAGGTCAGCCCCGGGACGCGGATCCGGACCCGGGCCACCGCGGCGGCGACCACGTCGGCCAGCTCGACCGGCTCGACGGTCTCCCGGGTCGCCTCCTCCCGGGAGAGTTCGACCAGCTCGGTGGTGAGGGTGGCCAGCTCGCGCACCTGGGCGTCCAGGTCGGCGAGCAGCTCGGCCCGCTCCTCCGGGGGCAGCCGGTGGGCCAGCTCGGGACGGCGTTCCAGCTCCAGGAGCAGCTCGACGTTGGTCCGGATGCTGGTCAGCGGGGTGCGCAGCTCGTGGCCGGCGTCCTCGACCAGGGTGCGCTGGGCGCGGCGGGACGCGTCGATGGCGGCGAGCATCGCGTTCACCGAGCGGCCCAGGCGGGCGATCTCGTCGACGCCGTGCACGTCGATCGGATGGTCCAGGTCCTGGGTGACGGCGACGTCCTCGACCGCTGAGGTGAGCCGCTCGACCGGGGCCAGGCCGGCCCGGGCGACGGTACGCCCGAGGAATGCCGCACCGGCGATCCCGGCGGCGCACCCGAGGGCGAGCAGCAGCGCGAACGCGGTGAGCACCCGCTCGCTGGGGTCGGAGTCCATCCCGACCTGGACCGCGCCGCCGCCGGCCAGGGGCACGGTCAGCATGAGGTAGTCGTCGGTGCCGAGCGTGATGGTCTCCCGCACCGGCTGCCGTGCGGAGCCGGCGGCGATCCGCCTGGCGGAGTCGGTCACCGGCAGCGTGGTGCGGCTGCCGCCGGACGGCGCGCCGGTGGCGTCGAGGATCTGCCAGCACGGGCCGATCTCGCCGTGCCGCCAGCCGTCCCGCCCCGGGCCTCGCCCACCGCCGCCGTCACCGTGCCCGCCGAATCCGCCGGCGCCGGTGGCCGGCCACTCCCGGGTGCGGGACGACTCGGTCGCCAGCCACTGCTCCGGGTTGGCGGCGATCGACGCCGCGTCGTTGCTCAGCTCGAGGGCGACCTGATGTCGCTGGATCTCCCGGACCGCCACCCACGCGCCGCCCGCGACAGCCACCATGGCCGCCCCGACCGCGACCGTGACCAGCAGCGACAGCCGCGCGTGCAGGGTGCGCGCCCGCCACCACCGAACCGGCCCGAACCTCACCGCCACCCCTCCCCCACAGCCCCGCCCGCAGGACGAGACCGATGACCAGAAGCGCTCACAACGGCTCCTCCCGCAGGACGAAGCCGACTCCGCGCACGGTGTGCAGCAGCCGCGGCTCCCCCTGCGCCTCCAGCTTGCGCCGCAGATAACCCAGGTAGACGTGCAGGCTGTTGGACTGCTCGCCGAAGTCGTAACCCCAGACCTGCTCGAACAGGGCGGCCCGGCTCAGCACCTGGCGCGGGTGCCGCAGGAACGCCTCGAGGATGTCGAACTCGGTGCGGGTCAGCCGCACCGCCCGGCCGCCTCGCTGGACCTCCCGGGTGCGGGGGTGGAGGCGTACGTCGGAGAACCCCAGCCACTCGCCCGCCTCCGCCTCGCCGGGGATCGTGCCGGGTGGCGTGGCCAGCGCCGAGCGGCGCAGCAGCGCGCGGATCCGGGCCAGCAGCTCCTGCAGGGCGAACGGTTTGACCAGGTAGTCATCGGCGCCGGCGTCCAGGCCGGCGACCCGGTCGCCGACGCTGTCGCGGGCGGTGAGCATCAGCACCGGCAGGAAGACGCCGTCGGCGCGCAGCCGGCGGCAGGCCTCCAGGCCGTCCATCCGCGGCATGCTCACGTCCAGGATCAGCGCGTCCGGCTCACCGGCGCGGACCGCGTCGAGGGCCTGCAGCCCGTCGCCGGCGATCTCCACCTGATAGCCCTCGAAGCGCAGCGTGCGCGCCAGCGAGTCACGCACCGCCGCATCGTCCTCCACCACCAGGATCCGCATGCTCTCCACCCTGCCAGCACCCCCCGGCAACGATCAGCCCAGGTGCGCGGCGTCGAGCGCGGACTGCAGCGACCGCAGATATCCGTCGCTGGTCACGGTGGCCCCGGAGACCGTGTCGATGTCGGCGCTCTGCGCGTCCAGGGTCTCCCGCACGAGCGTCGGGATGGCGTACGCGTTGATCTCCTGGTCCTTGTGGTTCCCGGTCGGGTAGACCGGCACGGTGACCTGCGTGATCTTGCCGCCGGCCACGGTGATCTCCACCTGCACGTCACCCCACCGGGTCGACACCGTCGAGCCGGTGTAGTTCTTCCCACTGGAGGAAGAGGAGTCGGAACCGCCGGAGACGGGCGCCACCGCCGCCACCGGCTCAGCGCCATTGGTGCTGGTCCGATAGCTGAACAGGAGCACGAGCACGGCAACGGTGGAAAGCAGCCACAGAGTGATACGACGCATCGGATTCCTTACCAGGAGAAGAGTTCGGTGTGCAGGCGGTCGGCGGCGACCCCGGCCTCCAGCGCGGCGCCCCGCACCGACGCGGCCCACGCCCGCGGCCCACAGACGTACAGATGGGAATCGGCGATCCGGGGCACCAGCTGCCGCAACGTCTCGGCGTCCCGGTGCCCGGCCAGACCGGCCGGCAGCCAACCGGGGCGGTCGGCGCGCGGCCCGAGCAGCGTCACCACCCGCACCCCGCGGTGCTGGGCGAACCACTCCAGCTCCGACCGGAAGGCCAGCTCCGCCTCGCCGCGCGCCCGGTAGATCAGC
This window of the Actinoplanes oblitus genome carries:
- a CDS encoding HAMP domain-containing sensor histidine kinase, with product MRFGPVRWWRARTLHARLSLLVTVAVGAAMVAVAGGAWVAVREIQRHQVALELSNDAASIAANPEQWLATESSRTREWPATGAGGFGGHGDGGGGRGPGRDGWRHGEIGPCWQILDATGAPSGGSRTTLPVTDSARRIAAGSARQPVRETITLGTDDYLMLTVPLAGGGAVQVGMDSDPSERVLTAFALLLALGCAAGIAGAAFLGRTVARAGLAPVERLTSAVEDVAVTQDLDHPIDVHGVDEIARLGRSVNAMLAAIDASRRAQRTLVEDAGHELRTPLTSIRTNVELLLELERRPELAHRLPPEERAELLADLDAQVRELATLTTELVELSREEATRETVEPVELADVVAAAVARVRIRVPGLTYDTGLTPAIVAGRPGELERMVVNVLDNAAKWSPPGGTVRIRLTTADSHQVADRGAGPGPGAGLGPGESGWALLTVADSGPGIAAEDLPHVFDRFYRATAARSMPGSGLGLAIVAQTAAQHGGTVTAAPGEQGGTVVTIRLPVSDAAGGTE
- a CDS encoding response regulator transcription factor, producing MRILVVEDDAAVRDSLARTLRFEGYQVEIAGDGLQALDAVRAGEPDALILDVSMPRMDGLEACRRLRADGVFLPVLMLTARDSVGDRVAGLDAGADDYLVKPFALQELLARIRALLRRSALATPPGTIPGEAEAGEWLGFSDVRLHPRTREVQRGGRAVRLTRTEFDILEAFLRHPRQVLSRAALFEQVWGYDFGEQSNSLHVYLGYLRRKLEAQGEPRLLHTVRGVGFVLREEPL
- a CDS encoding FMN-binding protein; the protein is MRRITLWLLSTVAVLVLLFSYRTSTNGAEPVAAVAPVSGGSDSSSSSGKNYTGSTVSTRWGDVQVEITVAGGKITQVTVPVYPTGNHKDQEINAYAIPTLVRETLDAQSADIDTVSGATVTSDGYLRSLQSALDAAHLG